The proteins below are encoded in one region of Clostridium pasteurianum DSM 525 = ATCC 6013:
- a CDS encoding ketopantoate reductase family protein: protein MKYLIVGTGGTGGCLGGYMSSCGKDVTFIARGAHLKAMEQNGLIIHSSRKGKINLKDVKCSNGSDDIGTFDVIFVCVKGYSIDEIIPIVKKASKDKTVVIPILNTLTAGQKLKKALPKVNVLDGCIYVSGYVSAPGEITQGEMLFRVVFGPMESGESDIKLLRKIEKDLKECQIDAIVSDNIKKDTFKKFSFTSPLASIGAYFDINVGKIQKEKKYRDMFIDLLKELEQIAKILNIKLTWDLVEENLKILDGLDPNITASMQKDIKRGRQSEKDELIFDIVRIAEKNGIEVPCYRKIAQHFDY, encoded by the coding sequence ATGTCAAGTTGTGGAAAGGATGTTACATTTATTGCCAGAGGTGCTCATTTAAAGGCCATGGAGCAAAATGGTCTTATAATTCATTCTTCACGAAAGGGTAAAATAAATTTAAAAGATGTTAAATGTTCAAATGGCAGCGATGATATTGGAACGTTTGATGTGATATTTGTATGCGTCAAAGGATACTCCATAGATGAAATAATTCCAATAGTGAAAAAGGCCTCTAAAGATAAAACTGTAGTAATTCCAATTTTGAATACATTAACTGCAGGCCAAAAGCTAAAAAAGGCTTTACCAAAGGTAAATGTATTAGATGGCTGTATTTATGTAAGTGGATATGTATCTGCACCAGGGGAAATTACTCAAGGAGAGATGCTCTTTAGAGTTGTATTTGGACCTATGGAGAGCGGAGAATCAGATATAAAGTTATTAAGGAAAATAGAAAAAGATCTAAAAGAATGTCAAATCGATGCCATTGTATCAGATAACATAAAGAAGGATACTTTTAAAAAGTTTTCCTTTACTTCCCCTCTTGCATCTATTGGTGCCTATTTTGATATTAATGTAGGTAAAATCCAAAAGGAGAAAAAATATAGGGATATGTTTATAGATCTTCTTAAAGAATTGGAGCAAATTGCTAAGATTTTAAATATTAAATTAACATGGGATTTAGTAGAAGAAAATCTGAAGATTTTAGATGGGCTTGATCCAAATATAACAGCTTCTATGCAGAAGGACATAAAAAGAGGCAGACAAAGTGAAAAAGATGAACTCATATTTGATATAGTGAGAATCGCCGAAAAAAATGGAATTGAAGTTCCATGTTACAGAAAAATAGCACAGCATTTTGACTATTAA